One stretch of Lemur catta isolate mLemCat1 chromosome 2, mLemCat1.pri, whole genome shotgun sequence DNA includes these proteins:
- the RHBDD2 gene encoding rhomboid domain-containing protein 2 gives MAVLEASGPGCRSWCLCPEVPSATFFTALLSLLVSGPRLFLLQPPLAPSGLSLKSEALRNWQVYRLVTYIFVYENPISLLCGAIIIWRFAGNFERTVGTVRHCFFTLIFAVCSAIIFLSFEAVSSLSKLGEVEDARGFTPVAFAMLGVTTVRSRMRRALVFGVVVPSVLVPWLLLGASWLIPQTSFLSNVCGLSIGLAYGLTYCYSLDLSERVALKLDQKFPFSLMRRMSMLKYVSGSSAERRAAQSRKLNPVPGSYPTQSCHPHLSSSHPVTQMQHASGQKPVSWPACAPGHMPSLPPYQPASGLCYVQNHFGPSPNSSSVYPASVGTSLGVQPPAPVSCPGTVYSGALGTPGAVGSKESSKVPIP, from the exons ATGGCGGTCCTGGAGGCTTCGGGGCCCGGGTGTCGTAGCTGGTGCTTGTGTCCCGAGGTGCCATCCGCCACGTTCTTCACTGCGCTGCTCTCGCTGCTAGTGTCCGGGCCCCGCCTGTTCCTGCTGCAGCCGCCCCTGGCGCCCTCGGGCCTCTCGCTGAAGTCGGAGGCCCTGCGCAACTGGCAAG TTTACAGGCTGGTGACCTACATCTTTGTCTATGAGAATCCGATCTCCCTGCTCTGTGGTGCCATCATCATCTGGCGCTTCGCGGGCAATTTTGAGAGAACCGTGGGCACCGTCCGCCACTGCTTCTTCACCTTGATCTTCGCCGTCTGCTCTGCTATCATCTTCCTGTCGTTTGAGGCTGTGTCGTCACTGTCAAagctgggggaggtggaggaTGCCAGAGGTTTCACCCCGGTGGCTTTTGCCATGCTGGGAGTCACGACTGTCCGCTCCCGGATGAGGCGGGCCCTGGTGTTTGGTGTGGTTGTGCCCTCAGTCCTGGTGCCGTGGCTCCTGCTGGGCGCCTCTTGGCTCATTCCCCAGACCTCTTTCCTCAGTAACGTCTGTGGACTTTCGATTGGGCTAGCAT ATGGCCTCACATACTGCTATTCCCTGGACCTCTCAGAGCGAGTAGCACTGAAGCTTGATCAGAAGTTCCCCTTCAGCCTCATGAGAAGGATGTCCATGCTGAAGTACGTCTCGGGGTCTTCCGCCGAAAGAAGGGCAGCCCAGAGCCGGAA GCTGAACCCTGTGCCCGGCTCTTACCCCACACAGAGCTGCCACCCTCACCTGTCCTCGAGCCATCCTGTCACGCAGATGCAGCATGCCAGTGGTCAGAAACCAGTCTCCTGGCCCGCCTGCGCTCCCGGGCACATGCCCAGCCTGCCTCCCTACCAGCCTGCCTCCGGCCTGTGTTACGTGCAGAACCACTTCGGCCCCAGCCCCAACTCCTCCAGTGTCTACCCGGCTTCTGTGGGAACCTCCCTGGGGGTCCAGCCCCCTGCCCCCGTCAGCTGCCCTGGCACAGTGTATTCTGGGGCCCTGGGCACTCCGGGGGCTGTGGGCTCCAAGGAGTCCTCAAAGGTCCCCATCCCCTAA